The window GACGGCATCCCGGAAATGGCCGCCGCCTACCACTATCACCTGAGCCAGAACCATCCGTTCGTGGACGGCAACAAACGTGTCGCCTTGGCGGCGGCCCTGGTGTTCCTGTCGCTGAACGAGTTGGCACTGGATGCGACAGATGACGAACTGGAAGGCCTCGCCTCGGGTCTGGCCGAGGGTAGGCCGGACAAGAGCGATGTCGCGCGCTTCTATCGCGGGAAGGCCGTCTGACGGTTCACTCCCCTATCCCCAGTTCCCGGATCGCCCCCAGCACCGCGTCGTGCAGCCTGCCGTTGGAGACGATCACGCCGCGGTTGCCCGACAGCTCGTGCCCGCGCGAGAAGTCGAGGTCCCGGCCGTGGATGTCGCTGACCCGCCCGCCGGCCTCCAGGACCACCAGGGCGCCGGCGGCGTGGTCCCAGATCTTCTCGGCATAGGCGGCAGACTTGGGTAGGCGCAGGTAGGCGTCGGCCTCGCCGCGGGCGGTCACGCCGTACTTGACCTGGCTGTCCACGCGCACGCCGGGCGCCGCCACGCCCAGCAGCACGGCGATGCGCGCGGCATCGTCGTGGGAGGAGTGGGCCGCCTCGACCGACTCGCAGAAGCGCAGCCCGGCGGGATCGGTCAGCTCGCTCACCCGCACCGGGACGGGATCGCCGTCGCCGGTCAGGGGCCAGGCCCAAGCACCGTGTCCGCGCACGGCGGTCAGCACCGTGCCCGCGCCCGGACCGTGCGGAGCCTCGTCCAGCGTCGCCCCGAGGTTGGGGCACCCCAGCGCCGCCAGCTCCAGCCGGCTGTCGACGATCAGGGCCAGGGCGATGGCGTACTGCTCACCGCGCAGGAAGCCCTTGGTGCCGTCGATGGGGTCGAGGGTCCAGAAGCGCGCGGTGAAGTCGCGCGAGCTGCCGCGGTCGATCCAGGCCCGGATGTCCCCGGGTTCGGCGCCGGGACGCAGGGTCTGCACGCGATTGGTAACCTGGGCATTGACGACCGCGTTGGCAGGGTCGCGCAGGGCCGCGGCGTC of the bacterium genome contains:
- a CDS encoding type II toxin-antitoxin system death-on-curing family toxin; the protein is MLAEFGGDPGLRDRGLLEAAATMPRATFDCVFLHDGIPEMAAAYHYHLSQNHPFVDGNKRVALAAALVFLSLNELALDATDDELEGLASGLAEGRPDKSDVARFYRGKAV
- a CDS encoding 3'(2'),5'-bisphosphate nucleotidase, which gives rise to MSDPKPAAYDEELRTALAAVREAGLLCRAVQAELNPGVLQKQDRSPVTVADFGSQALICRALAESFPADPVIGEEDAAALRDPANAVVNAQVTNRVQTLRPGAEPGDIRAWIDRGSSRDFTARFWTLDPIDGTKGFLRGEQYAIALALIVDSRLELAALGCPNLGATLDEAPHGPGAGTVLTAVRGHGAWAWPLTGDGDPVPVRVSELTDPAGLRFCESVEAAHSSHDDAARIAVLLGVAAPGVRVDSQVKYGVTARGEADAYLRLPKSAAYAEKIWDHAAGALVVLEAGGRVSDIHGRDLDFSRGHELSGNRGVIVSNGRLHDAVLGAIRELGIGE